The following DNA comes from Rhinolophus sinicus isolate RSC01 linkage group LG06, ASM3656204v1, whole genome shotgun sequence.
GCAGCTGTCCCTTGTATGGTGTGGTCTCCCTGAATCGCTCCTCCCTGGCCTTATCCCGACCCTCAGCTCCTTCCCTCTGCTACTTTGTGGCTGGGGCCTCTGGGCTCCTGGCTCTCTACtgtctcctgcttctgctctTCTGGGTCTACAGCAGCTGCATCGAGGACTCCCACAGGTGACTTTCCCACTTAGGGCCAGGGGCTGAGGTAGGAGGAGTCCCACCTCAACTACAAGGCTTGTTCTCCCTCCTCATAGAGGCCGGATAGGGCTTCGTGTTGCACTGGCCATCTCAGCGATAGCCATCTTCCTGGTCTTAGTGTCTGCCTGTGTCCTCCGATTTGGCACCAGTTCTCTCTGCAAGTCCATCACCTCCCTGAACGCTACAATTAGGTaatgggagagggggaaggaagccTGGCTGGGGCTGAGTACCTTCCCTTGGCAAAGGGATCCCTTTTTATCCACATGCGTTCTCATCTCCAAGGGCACCCAAGCACAGGAGTGTTTGGGGCATAGCCCATCTCAACAACTGTCTTTTTGACCTCACAGCTGCTCTGAAGCCCAGAAAATTCCATGGACACCTCCTGGAACCGCTCTGCAGTTCTACTCCAACCTGCACAATGCTGAAGTGAGGTCCTGGGATATAAAAGACTGGGTGGAAACCCAGGGATACACAGATCCATAGAAACATCTGTAGTTGTAACGGTGCCCATAAGTGACAGGCTGAAGAGTTGAAGGGCTCCTCAGCCTGACAGCAAACAGATGCGAGTCATGTGGGTGGAAATGGATTGAGATGGCCTCACTCCTCACACGCCTGTCCCTGTCTCCCACAGAACTCTTCTTGGGTCAATCTGGTTTTGTGGTGTATGGTCTTGGTGCTCCAGGTCGTGCAGTGGAAGTCTGAAGCCACCCCATACCCACCTCTGGAGAGTGGGGACTCAGAGTGGAGCTCTGAAACAGATGCTCTCTTTGGGCCACGCCTTTCCCATTCCTGAAGAGTAACCAGAGTGCTTCCTGCAGCCATAGACTCCGGTGCCCAAGTGCCTGCAATCCTCTTACCCCACTTGGCCCTGTTTATGCtgggagcctcagtttttccttcatAAGGGATGTATGACAGGTCCCCTCTACCTCTCTTCCTACAGCTGTTTTTGTACCAAAATATATTCGTTTCTTCCTTCATGTTGGTACTGAGTTCTTCGTATTGAAGCACTGTAGGTAGGTGGATGGGAGGAAAGAGTAAAGGCTAAACAGACATGGATCAAACTTAGAGGTATATTCAGGTAGCTGCCCTTGGGATGGctgtttttatttgctgttcGTGAATCTTGGGTCACCTTGTGTCACCCCATCCCTAACGTTCAGTTTTTATTCCCCTCTGGGAGGGGTGACTGTCCCAAGGTTGCTTTTTCACAAGTTACGGTAAGCACCCACAGTGCTGTCAAAGAGTTTCGTGTTGGGGAAATGTCCACTTTTGTCCAAGAGGAAATAGAAGCGCCGGCCTTTAACCTTCAGAGGCAACATGGCAGGGACTTCACCCCTGTGGGCCATGCAGGATAGCTGGTTCAAGGGAACGGTGAAATGGGCACCCAAGCCGAAGGGGGCATGAGTGGTGAGGGTCACCTGCTTCCCTCCAGCCCGTAGCATCACGGAACGCACAGAgcggagggaaaagagaagaccaGCACCAAGTACCAGAGTACCTGCAGGAAGAGCAGATTGGGGTGAGGGTTTTCACGAGAGGAAGCAACCCTTCTAGTACGGAACAAAAACAAATGGTGATGgtgtaacatttattgagctcctctTATACGCCAGAATTTTGTTACTAGTTCCTCCCAACAACTTGAATAGATGtccatccccattttaaagacggGAAAACAGGTCCAGGGGTGAAATAACTTGGTCAAGGTCGCAGTGAGAGGAAGACCTCAGCCTACGCCTATCCGAGGGCTTGGCGCTCAGGGACTTCCATCTCCAGTGCTTCGCGCTCCAATAGTGGGCGGCCCACCCTTCCTCATCCGGGGGGGTCAGGAGCCCCTTACTCTCATTGCCTAACGGGGGGGGGTCGTGCCCAGCCACCCCACATTCCCATAGTGGGGAATCACCCCATGCCTTACCGATGGCGCCACAGCCGACCGCCAGGCCGTAGCGCCAGAGCGCGGAGCGCACGTCAAAACGGCCGCGGTCTGGGAACTCCGTGTCCGGAGGCCGCGCCGGGACCGAGGGTCGGGCCAAAGCTGCCACGGCCAGGGAGGCCCAGAAGACACCTTGGCCGGCGCAGAACAGCCCGAGAACTGTGAAGAAGCGGCCTCGTTCGTGTTCGAAAAGCAACACATCCCGTGGCGGGGTAGCGTCGTGTAGGGTTCGACGTGTGGGTAGGCCCCGCAGCGCGACAAGCAGCTGCACGGCACACCGCCTCCCAGGTGCCGCCATGGCCGGCGCCACACTGCTTCCGGGGTGGGACTTCCTGCAGGCAGGCCCCGCCCCCGTATCTCCGCAATTGGCCTGAAGCAGGCAGCCTCcacgccaccccccaccccctccaccataGGGGCGGGCCCAAAACCAGTGCGCAGGACACAAAATACAGTATCACTCTTTATCTTAAAAAGTAGGGAGGAGTCTGGGGATAAGTACACAGAGCACCTCAGTCCTTCGGGTAATTTAGTGTCAGTTCTACAAAGTAACCTTTGGCTTCCTGGCACCAGGCTCAATCTTCTGAAAGTCTTCCAGAGTCTTGCAGAAGGCAGGTGAAGAGGGATCCAGCAGCCCTCTCTCGTGGGTCACAGTCACAGGGTGGCCTTGGggccagagaggaggaggagacgaCAACCATGACAAGGAGACATCTATATCCAAGGACTATTTACAGGGGCTTCTTCTGGGGCATGACTTGAGATCACTTCATGAACGCCACTTCTGGGATATCCCCCTTGGCCTGAGGGAAAAATGAAAGATCAGTATAGAGCCAGACAGGCCCACAATCCTGCCCCACCAGATTACCTGACCCTCTTAAAGGCCAGGAGATCCCTGTCTTTTTGCCATTGTATTCCCAAACTTTACCTTGAGATGAGTAAAGGCCTGGGCAGATCTGGTGTAGTCCCAGTTGTTGTCCTGAAGGCacctggggggagggaagaacagGTACTTCCATTAGAACCAACATGCAGCCACTCTGATCACTAAATGCCACTTCCAAATCCTTTCTTTAGAAACACTTGTCCAAGTTGGCCAACAATTATATACATTCTTGCACAATCTATACAAATGGAAAAGTAGCaaaaatccaaatgtctatcaatggtCTAAAGGAGTATTAAGTAACTAAcgagaaaacaaaagataatttttacaCTGACAGAAGACGTTCATGGGATAAGTAAAAACAGTAAATTGCAAAACAGTATATAAAAAGGGACTTCATTTTAGCTTTAAATTTTGTTATGCTAATTTATACATGGGGGAATTTTTTTATGGACCGTCctttttttaagcaataaaaaagTTTcggcttttaaaatttcaggcaCACTCACTATTCACTACCAGTC
Coding sequences within:
- the TMEM179B gene encoding transmembrane protein 179B isoform X2; the encoded protein is MALLWLQRAELALFAAAFLCGAVAAAALTRTQGSFSGSCPLYGVVSLNRSSLALSRPSAPSLCYFVAGASGLLALYCLLLLLFWVYSSCIEDSHRGRIGLRVALAISAIAIFLVLVSACVLRFGTSSLCKSITSLNATISPSQQLSF
- the TMEM179B gene encoding transmembrane protein 179B isoform X1, coding for MALLWLQRAELALFAAAFLCGAVAAAALTRTQGSFSGSCPLYGVVSLNRSSLALSRPSAPSLCYFVAGASGLLALYCLLLLLFWVYSSCIEDSHRGRIGLRVALAISAIAIFLVLVSACVLRFGTSSLCKSITSLNATISCSEAQKIPWTPPGTALQFYSNLHNAENSSWVNLVLWCMVLVLQVVQWKSEATPYPPLESGDSEWSSETDALFGPRLSHS
- the TMEM223 gene encoding transmembrane protein 223, with the protein product MAAPGRRCAVQLLVALRGLPTRRTLHDATPPRDVLLFEHERGRFFTVLGLFCAGQGVFWASLAVAALARPSVPARPPDTEFPDRGRFDVRSALWRYGLAVGCGAIGTLVLGAGLLFSLRSVRSVMLRAGGKQVTLTTHAPFGLGAHFTVPLNQLSCMAHRGEVPAMLPLKVKGRRFYFLLDKSGHFPNTKLFDSTVGAYRNL